The genomic interval gtccgaagacaaaaactcgtccgaagacaaaacattttaacaaactcatgttaaaatcacgtacaataatcacacctcatattgtacaaaaatcaaatcacatgctcaatatttaattctcgtcattcgaaatgaccaattccaatgaattcataacagtatataatatagcaaactatatatatatatatatatatacttattaccatttatacgatatatatgtaatccactatattgtatacgtgtcgtaattcaatcttaaaaactcttgcaaaatcttgaatcaccgcaagggtagattcataaataagtgagatttttactcaccttatcgactcgagcataattccacaattcctgatgataattcatttcctcgatttaatgatcaccttaaaaagataagaaaagaatttagaatcgtttcgtaaacctttaaatgccgaaacagtaataatcggttactgttcagcaattttcggttttacgaagttactgttcactgttactattcacggttactgtacaaatacaaaattaatacgtatttctgtacgtataaatattatgtacgtaattctgtacgtataaatttatgtacgtatttctgtatgtataaatattaatacgtatttctgtacgtataaatattatatacgtatttctgtacgtataaatattaatacgtatttctgtacgtataaatattaatacgtattcctgtacgtatacgtactatttaaaggtaaatacaatctcagtaaataaaatttactaattaccttttacaaattactttttacatttactgaaagtaatttatatttacatttaccgaatgtaaaatttaattacattttaccgtacgtaaataaaatttacatttacatttaccgttacacagtaaattaccaaaataccctttctgtcaaaactattcacaccgccgcaggtggcggcgcgtggggcacacgcgccacccgccggcaggcggcgcgtggggctcactcgcCGTGCCCAGggacggcgcgtagcacgccaccgccgccccatttctctccccttttctctcctcttcctctctccggtcctaggccgcctcctactcctcccaaactcctccacgcgccgcctctaggcggcggtaaccctcctTCCACCTCTctctccgatctccaccaacaacctcccaattcatccaaaaacatcacaaaaacatcacaaccatgaatcAAATGcctccttacctagatcggagtCCAAAACCGTCGGAAACTCTTGAATCGGTGAAGAGCTTCGTGCTCCCTCTTCGTTGTGGCTCCTTGGCGGCGGACAGAGGCACGGCGTGCCAGAGGTGGTAGCAGGGGACGGCGGTGAGGTTCAGCAGCCGTCTGTGAGGAGAGGGAGGGTgcgaggaagagagagagagagagagagagagagagagagagagagagagagagagagtgtttcgggtcgagagggagagggagatggGAGTGAGCTCGGgttcgagagagagagagtactgagggaggcgggtgagagtgaaatgaaagggtttccaattatgggaaccctaactgataacatttccttttataccccctcccaaaatcggaaactaactttcgtcgttaataacttttacgtacgtcatctgattagaacgcgtcacatatccacgaactcgtatcgacaagctctacaactttcgtgaagaaagtttttgaaactgagcgacggaataaaagtcgatataatcattcggaaacgtaacgtttccttattaaacgttctcggaacgtttccgtttccgtttcgtacgGTTCGCAAACAAACAATTTCATTATAATTGAATTTCGTAACTTCatagaattcaattcaattcaataatgttctaaaaatcttGGGTTATTACAACAACAATCCAAATATGCAatccctcacctcaatcgaaGTTTTGAACCGTCAGACTCGCCGGGAAAGCTCAATGAAGTCGTCGTGGGGTCTCGGATTCGAGGGGAAGTGGTTGACACCGCTGCAGCAAAAATCGAACGTCTCCTCCAGTGAAATCATGTCGAGGGGTGAGGGAGAAGCTTGCCAACATGCCTCCTATCTTGCGCGGTGCCCGCGACATCGAGATCGACGGGGCCGAAGCTATATGTCGTCGTCGCTTCTTGTTCCCCGCCTATGGTGGGTCGCTGCTACCACCGGTCGACGTATCTTGGCCGTGCGGTCTCATTGCCACCGGCGGTGTCAAGCACGGTGGCCAGtggagggagatcgccggcAGAGAGATGGAGAGGGGAAgggatcggggagagagagtgagtgcagagagagaaagggaaaaGGGGAGGCGGAAGCGAAGAGAGAGAATGGGTTttctgaaatggaaaccctaaacacaaaatatcctatttatactcgttttcaaaatcggaaactaacttccgatattaataacttccacatccgacgtccgattagaacgcgtcacatactcacgaattcgtttcgacgagctctacaactttcatgaagaaagttttcgcaaccgagaatggaataaaagtcgatatatacgttgcggtaacgttacgtttttaattaaacgatccgagaacgtttccgttttcgtttcgaaatgtcgcaaacctccaattgtcgtcttgaattaatttcacaagtttaacactttgaaaatactcgacatttagtttctaaaaattcgggttattacaacacGCCCTGCTCATCAGTGGAATTTCTGTTCCTGTAATCTCCACAGTACTATATTGTAATCTACGTAAATTTCCTTTGCATGTAGTTAATCAAAAGAGGGgaagaaacaaattaaaggtttttttttagagTCAATTGGCGTGCGTATACAACAATTTCATACTTTTACAAACAACTCATGATTCTATATTGATACAAATTTTAAGCTGAATTTTATTTATGCATACTACAGGGTATAACAAATCATTTATGAGGTTCATTGGTGATTAGTGTTTACATATAAATTAAGATAATTATTGCTTGCTTGCAAACTgtcctttatttatttaaatgtgaCAATATATACACTGAAATAATATCCCAGCCTAGCCTGGTTTTATTTGAATGCAAAGAATTAAAAGAATGTTCAAGTATGTTGGATAGTTTTTCTCCAACCTTGAACTACAAGAAACTGTTAATTACTTAAACAGTTACTGCAAATGAAAGAATACAGAACAAACTATGTTTCAGTactattatatacgtatagcGCGCGGCAGCTGCGGCATTCAGAATATCAATACGAGTTCGACTTGAGCATGGCACATTTTCCGTGGGGCGACCTTGCAAGGCGAAGCCCTCTTTCTTCAGATAGTAGTGTTGCAAACCTGCAAATTAATAGTACGTCAAAACCTTCTGTTAATATAATACGAAAATAATATCATAGATATTGGACAAACGACgaacatatatatgttgataacAAATTAAATGTGCTTCCGATCCATAGTTATACCTTATAAGAGCCTCTTCATTGGTCTCATGATTAGACGCCTCAAATCTACCATTCTCCAAATTAACCCTAGACACTGGTTTCTTCAATAGGCCTTCTCCAACTTCTATGAGAGCGTTCAAATTTTTCTTTGTGGCTACATCCAAAGAAGATACTTGTCCAGTTAGCGTGTCATCCTGCGTTTTCATATAAGAATATTAATTCTTCGTCAAATCTCACGATTAATACATGGCTATCTAGCTAgaagaataaaatatattacatGATAATGAGTATACGAACCTGAATTCGAAGATAATTTTTCTCTGAGTGAAGAGCTTGGAAAACTACAGAAAGGTGCAGATCGACCATATCGGTACTTGCATGACTGAAAACGTTGATAATAGGGGTGGAACCACCACTGGTTAACCAGTTCAAGATACCCCATTTAGATGCGCTCGGCGCATTGTACTTCAATTCAATTTTTGGTGAGCCGGCTCCTAATGATATAACCAAGAACCTTCCATAGTCCATGGGTTTGATAGGGAAAAAGTCCGAGCTGCCCTTGATTATCTCCTTAGTAACTTCACCAATAGCAACCAGAGTCTGAAATAAAAGCAACATGCGTTCAGGGTTATAGTTAAATTTCATGATTATCAATCTTGGATCGATATATCGGACTAAAATTAAGTATGTACTAGAAGTACATACTTACCGGATTATTTGCAGCCACACCACCATCTATAAGGTTAAATTCTCTAATTACTTTCCCTCCTGCGTCCACAGTTTCGAAATAATGAGCTGGAAGATAAGTTGGTGCTGCCGAGGTCGCTATGCTTATGTCAGATAGCAAAGCATCCATGGATGGCTTTTTTTTTACCTGAGTTTTAATTACACCAATAAAAGCATGCATATATGTTAGAATTACTTGCTCCGGCGCGCTGTAAGTAGATTACTAATATTAGACAGATGATATATATtcaagaccaaaaaaaaaagacagatgatatatatatatatatatatatttatctgcACCTCAAAGCTGGAGAAGATTGCCGGCTGGAGATTCTTTATATCAAACGTAGGAATAACAACATTAGTCATTGTCTGGTGCAGTTTCTTGTCACCTAGTTTTTCCCTTATCAATCTGTGTAGATACTTCCCGTCGTATTTCGGGCCTACTAGAGATTTGATGATGTTCATAACACCAGGAAAGAACCACCATCTGTTGAGGGTTTAAGATTGAAACTCAGAGTTAGTTCACAACTTCATTAACTTGAAAGCATCAATGCATAGTAAATGActatagctagctaggtttAGACCAAAGTACGTATAACGTAATAATATGCAAGCATTACGTACGCCGGCTGGGGAAACATTTTGGGGCTATCATTAAGGTAGAAATCCTTTATATCTTTAGCAGCAAATAACGGTCGGTTATTCTCATCTGGGGCTGTAAGCATGGCAGTCAGAAGACCTCCAGTGCTTGTCCCTGAAATGACATCAAAGTAGTCGGCGAGTCTTACATCTTCCCCATCCAGCTTCTGCAAAATGATCGATGACTTTATTACTAGATTGATTGTAAGACATATTAATCAAAGGAAATTTGGTACTAACGTACATATATAAGAGTAATAAGACGGCTACTGGACATTACAAAGAAATTTgcaatatttttatatttaatttgtCCTACGTGACGCAGCTTATGCATCCTGATCAAAATGTTAGATTCATTGGTTGATCAACCTAGAAATTCACGAGGCAGAACTTTTGATCATCGTACTTGACATGTATGCAATAGAACTCAACTGATACATTCGCACGTACTGTGAGACAATGGCATTATTCCTAGCATTACTTAGATCGGGCATGCATGTACGTGGCAGAAAACGAATGCGATAACTACTTAACGAGCAAATTCTAGTGTATAAACTTAGGTTGGTACAAAATTGATCTAGAGTTCATTTAGTACCTGAAGCTCAGATTCAAGAAAAGCAAGGATGGTTCCAGGGATAAGCCCTCTTATTCCACCTCCATCAATGCTTAAAACAGTGATTAGGTTTCCATAAGTTGGTGGCTGTAGTGGGATGCTTTTGGTTCTTTCCATCAGACTGATTTGAATCCAAGCTGCTGCTGTATATATGAGAGAGTAATGGAAAAAGAGATTGTACGTTGAACTGATGAACTTTATGAGAAGAGGCTTAGAGGAATATAGTTCGAGTTCCTTGGTGAATTCCTATTTGAGAGATCAAGTATGATATTTATAGAGCCCTAATTGAACTCATATTCTCAACCATGCAATGAAGTCATTGAATCAAGTTGCCCCCAAAGTGTTTGAATCTCTGAATTGTCAATCGATAAACGCGATTCAAAGTTGTTGACCCGGTTTTGATTCTTGGATATATAGGGTTCAAGTTGGACCGCATGCacgtataattatatattaggAAGTTTATATCTCGTTCCTTCTTTGCTACAGCATGATATACACTGTTCCCCTACATTGTGGAACACATATGCGTTCGTGAGAACTGCAGAATAGTAGGTGAGACTCTGTTAGAATTGTAGGTAAGACTGATCGATCAGCTGAAGCATCGATCGAAGGCTGGCATGCGCAAGGAGAAGACAACTGAGTTAGGCATAA from Argentina anserina chromosome 2, drPotAnse1.1, whole genome shotgun sequence carries:
- the LOC126782284 gene encoding patatin-like protein 2 — protein: MERTKSIPLQPPTYGNLITVLSIDGGGIRGLIPGTILAFLESELQKLDGEDVRLADYFDVISGTSTGGLLTAMLTAPDENNRPLFAAKDIKDFYLNDSPKMFPQPAWWFFPGVMNIIKSLVGPKYDGKYLHRLIREKLGDKKLHQTMTNVVIPTFDIKNLQPAIFSSFEVKKKPSMDALLSDISIATSAAPTYLPAHYFETVDAGGKVIREFNLIDGGVAANNPTLVAIGEVTKEIIKGSSDFFPIKPMDYGRFLVISLGAGSPKIELKYNAPSASKWGILNWLTSGGSTPIINVFSHASTDMVDLHLSVVFQALHSEKNYLRIQDDTLTGQVSSLDVATKKNLNALIEVGEGLLKKPVSRVNLENGRFEASNHETNEEALIRFATLLSEERGLRLARSPHGKCAMLKSNSY